In the genome of Tuberibacillus sp. Marseille-P3662, one region contains:
- a CDS encoding sulfite exporter TauE/SafE family protein, which yields MYLIALFLAIGILTGLLSSMFGFGGGFVVIPVLYLLLPNLNVPDSLVMHVAVGTSLAVMIVNAINSTISHHRKGHILWFIFLRMAPGIACGALIGGVMASFIGGNILRYLFILFMIYTIASSLIKKTFVDIKDNDIAMPDPTKTSLLGGGIGFIATLLGVGGSVIIIPFLRKCQLKMINAVSLATPLSLPVAVIGTITSIWTGMQEPGLPPWCLGFVYIPAFIGIVVGGFIGVPIGTRIAHHLPDRLFSKIYLALLIVVVMTMIFE from the coding sequence GTGTACTTGATTGCGCTATTTTTAGCGATTGGTATTCTAACAGGGCTTTTGTCAAGTATGTTCGGTTTTGGCGGCGGTTTTGTTGTCATACCAGTCCTGTATTTGCTGTTGCCAAATCTCAATGTTCCTGACTCATTGGTTATGCATGTGGCTGTAGGAACATCTCTCGCGGTCATGATTGTGAATGCGATTAACTCAACAATTTCTCATCATCGCAAAGGCCATATACTTTGGTTTATTTTTCTTCGAATGGCACCGGGCATTGCCTGTGGAGCTTTAATTGGAGGCGTTATGGCTTCTTTCATTGGCGGAAATATACTTAGGTACTTATTTATTTTATTTATGATTTATACCATTGCATCATCGCTTATTAAGAAAACATTTGTAGATATTAAAGACAATGATATAGCGATGCCCGATCCTACGAAGACATCATTGCTTGGGGGTGGAATTGGATTTATTGCGACTTTGTTAGGTGTTGGGGGCAGCGTCATCATCATCCCCTTTCTGCGAAAGTGTCAATTAAAAATGATTAATGCTGTATCTCTTGCAACGCCATTAAGTTTACCTGTAGCGGTGATAGGCACCATTACTTCTATATGGACTGGCATGCAGGAACCGGGTCTTCCACCGTGGTGTTTGGGTTTTGTTTATATTCCGGCTTTTATAGGTATTGTGGTGGGAGGATTTATAGGTGTTCCTATTGGGACTCGGATTGCCCACCATCTGCCGGATCGTCTATTTTCTAAAATTTATTTGGCCTTGCTTATTGTTGTCGTCATGACAATGATATTTGAGTGA